The Flavivirga eckloniae genomic interval GGATCAAACTCTTCATCGTTAATCTTTAAATATTATCAACGACCCTATATGGAATGTCTAGTACTCAAAATGGTCTGTTCTCTTTGTTTCGGCCGATACCGTTTCCGGTAAGGGCCTTACGCTGTCGATTCAATATGTCTATGAACTTTTTTCTGTCTCTCCCAAACTCCGTTTCCTCGTTTGGCGGGTGCAAATATAAAACCCTTTTTTCGTTCCCGCAATGCTTTTTTGTTTTTTTTTCGAAAAAAAATCTTGACCTCTTTTCCGACAACAACAAGCAGCGTATTTCTATGAACTTTGCCTCCCGGGACACTGCCCGTTTTAGCGGCTGCAAACATACAACCTTTTTTCGTTCTAAAAAGCTTTTTCAAAACTTTTTTTCTACTTTTTTTTCAAAACCTTTTTAGAACATCGCTTGGCTCCGGATCTCTAGGGATACTTGCGCTAAGCGGGTGCAAAGATACTCCCCTTTTTTACTTTTCCTAGCCTTTTTTCAACTTTATTTCCGTTTATTTTTACAGCCCCTGAAAAACAAGGGGTTACAGCAGCACTTTTGTACCGGGTTTTTGTACCAAATCGACCCCGCACGACACCACGCAAAAAAACACGCCTGTCCTTATTATTATAACTACTTTTTTAATATATGCTATCGCATTAATAATCGTTATTAATTATAACTATATAATGAGTATTAAAAAGTTTCTTTTTAAACTGTATATGCTTAATGTAAAACACAGGTTTGCGTTAGGGATAGTAACGGCATCCTTTTTATGCTTAGACCAAAATGTTCTCTTCTTTGTTTATACTTATTATTTACACTAGCTCTTAAAACTCTTAAATCTGGTGAGCATAAAAAGATATAGTGGATAGTCCGACTGCGCCATAAGCGGAGTAACGCCCAAAATTCCGGAATTAACTTCACTATACTTTCCTAAGCTCCCGCTTTTCAGCGGGATTAGTTCAACTACCAATTTTGAAGATATTGCTTCGCAATTTTCAAAATTGAGTTTCACTAAAAATTATTACGGATTTTTATATTGTGTGGGTATGCTTATACTATTATCTTTGCATCTGATTTTAAATTATTTTATGATACATATAACGTTACCCGATGGAAGTGTAAAGCAGTTTGAAGCAAACGCTACTCCTATGGATGTTGCTAAAAGCATTAGTGAAGGTTTTGCCAGAAATGTAATTTCTGCCAATTTTAATGGTACAACTATTGAAACTGTTACTCCTTTAACCACCGATGGTTCTTTAGTTTTATACACCTGGAATAATGATGAGGGTAAAACGGCTTTTTGGCATTCGTCGGCACACGTATTGGCACAGGCTATTGAGGAATTGTATTCTGGTGCAAAACTTACTATTGGACCTGCTATTGAAAATGGGTTTTATTATGATGTAGATTTTGGAGAACACATAGTTTCTGAAAAAGATTTTAAGGCTATAGAAACTAAAATGCTTGAGATTGCCCGTGGGAAACATGATTTTAAAATGCGTTCTGCAACTAAAGCCGAGGCTTTAGAACTTTATAAGGACAATGCGTTTAAAACTGAACTGATAGAAAATCTGGAAGACGGTACGATTACTTTTTGTGATCATTCTTCTTTTACAGACTTATGTCGTGGGGGACACATTCCTAATACTGGCATTATAAAGGCTGTAAAAGTTTTATCTGTTGCTGGTGCTTATTGGAGGGGTGATGAAAATAAGCCTCAATTAACCCGTGTTTATGGTATATCGTTCCCTAAACAGAAAGAGCTTACAGAGTATTTAGCTTTATTGGAAGAAGCTAAAAAACGTGATCATAGAAAGTTAGGAAAGGAATTAGAGCTTTTTACATTCTCGAGAAAAGTTGGCCAAGGTTTACCTTTATGGTTGCCAAAAGGGGCTGCTTTACGCGAACGCCTGGAAAACTTTTTAAAAGCTGCCCAAAAGAAAGCGGGTTACGAAATGGTTATTTCTCCTCATATAGGACAGAAAGAATTATATGTTACTTCGGGGCATTATGCCAAGTATGGTGAAGATAGTTTTCAACCGATACGTACGCCTAAAGAGGACGAGGAATTTTTATTAAAACCCATGAACTGTCCGCACCATTGTGAAATATACAATAGTGCACAATGGAGTTATAAAGATTTACCTAAGCGTTATGCTGAATTTGGAACTGTATATAGATACGAACAAAGTGGTGAATTACATGGTTTAACCCGAGTAAGAGGTTTTACACAGGATGATGCACATTTATTTTGTACTCCTGATCAATTAGACCAAGAGTTTAAAAATGTTATAGATTTAGTACTTTATGTTTTTGGATCTTTAGGGTTTGAAAACTTTACAGCTCAGGTGTCTGTAAGGGATCCGGAAAACCCGGATAAATATATTGGAGATGTTGAAAATTGGGAAAAAGCGGAACAAGCTATTATTAGTGCTGCATCGGATAAAGGTTTAGATTATGTTATTGAAGAAGGTGAGGC includes:
- the thrS gene encoding threonine--tRNA ligase translates to MIHITLPDGSVKQFEANATPMDVAKSISEGFARNVISANFNGTTIETVTPLTTDGSLVLYTWNNDEGKTAFWHSSAHVLAQAIEELYSGAKLTIGPAIENGFYYDVDFGEHIVSEKDFKAIETKMLEIARGKHDFKMRSATKAEALELYKDNAFKTELIENLEDGTITFCDHSSFTDLCRGGHIPNTGIIKAVKVLSVAGAYWRGDENKPQLTRVYGISFPKQKELTEYLALLEEAKKRDHRKLGKELELFTFSRKVGQGLPLWLPKGAALRERLENFLKAAQKKAGYEMVISPHIGQKELYVTSGHYAKYGEDSFQPIRTPKEDEEFLLKPMNCPHHCEIYNSAQWSYKDLPKRYAEFGTVYRYEQSGELHGLTRVRGFTQDDAHLFCTPDQLDQEFKNVIDLVLYVFGSLGFENFTAQVSVRDPENPDKYIGDVENWEKAEQAIISAASDKGLDYVIEEGEAAFYGPKLDFMVKDALGRRWQLGTIQVDYNLPERFDLTYKGSDNELHRPIMIHRAPFGSMERFIAILLEHTAGNFPLWLMPTQAIILSISEKYEKYSEKVLNLLENDEIRALVDHRNETIGKKIREAEMQKHPFMIIIGEQEEKENKITVRKHGGEDLGMISIDEFSKIVKEEISKTLKSF